Below is a window of Pseudomonas sp. B21-040 DNA.
ACGTGCCGACGACCTCGGCGCGGTGCCACTGCGTGAACTGCTGCGCCGTCACCCGTAGGTCGACTGGAATGCCGTGGATGACGTGATTTACGGGTGCGCCAACCAGGCCGGCGAAGACAACCGCAACGTCGCCCGCATGTCAGCGCTGTTGGCCGGCTTGCCGGTCAGCGTGCCCGGCACCACGCTCAACCGCTTGTGCGGCTCCGGGCTGGATGCCATCGGCACCGCGGCGCGAGCGATTCGTTGTGGCGAGGCTGGCCTGATGCTGGTCGGCGGCGTTGAATCGATGTCCCGCGCGCCACTGGTGATGGGCAAGGCCGAACAGGCGTTTTCCCGCGATGCGCAGATTTACGACACCACCATCGGCTGGCGCTTCGTCAATCCACTGATGAAGAAAACCTTTGGCATCGACTCCATGCCGGAGACGGCCGAGAACGTCGCCGAGCAGTTCAATGTCTCCCGCGCCGACCAGGACGCCTTCGCCCTGCGCAGCCAGCAGCGCGCTGGTGCCGCTCAAGCCAGTGGCCGTCTGGCCAAGGAAATCGTCGCGGTCGACATCCCGCAACGCAAAGGCCCGGCCAAAATCGTCGAGCACGATGAGCACCCGCGCGGCGATACCACGCTTGAGCAACTGCAGAAACTCGGTACGCCGTTTCGCGAAGGCGGCAGCGTCACCGCTGGCAATGCGTCCGGGGTCAACGATGGCGCGTGTGCGCTGCTGCTGGCCAGCCCGGAAGTCGCCAAACGCCACGGTTTGAAAGCGCGCGGCCGGGTGGTCGCCATGGCCACCGCCGGTGTCGAGCCACGCATCATGGGCATCGGCCCGGTGCCGGCGACCCGCAAAGTGCTGGAACTGGCCAACCTGAGCCTGGCCGACATGGACGTGATCGAACTCAACGAAGCCTTCGCTGCACAAGGCCTGGCGGTGCTGCGTGAACTGGGCCTTGGCGACAACGATCCTCGGGTCAACCCGAACGGTGGCGCGATTGCCCTTGGCCATCCGCTGGGCATGAGTGGCGCGCGCCTGGTGACCACCGCCCTGCATGAACTGGAAGAACGTCAGGGCCGCTACGCTTTGTGCACCATGTGCATCGGCGTCGGCCAGGGAATCGCGCTGATCATTGAGCGTATATCCGACTAAAGAACCGCGATTCCCAAGGCGCCCAGAGGTATCCTTGGGGCATGCACTCAAAGCCCTGCCGCGGCCGGGCCGGAACACAAAAACAATTCGAGTGAATTCATGAACATGCCAATTGCCAAAGCCGTGCTTGATCCTGTGCTGGACCCGCTGGAAACCGCCAGCATCGACGAATTGCGTCAACATCAGCTGGATCGCCTGCGCTGGAGCCTGACTCACGCCTACAACAATGTGCCGCTGTACCGTCAGCGTTTCGATGCGCTGGGTGTGCACCCGGACGACATCAAATCACTGGAAGACCTGGCGAAGTTCCCGTTCACCACCAAATCCGATCTGCGCGATAACTACCCCTACGGCATGTTCGCCGTGCCGATGAACGAGGTGGTGCGCCTGCACGCCTCCAGCGGCACCACCGGCAAGCCGACCGTGGTCGGTTACACCCAGAACGACATCGACACCTGGGCCAACGTGGTCGCCCGTTCGATCCGTGCGGCAGGCGGTCGTCGTGGCGACAAGGTGCATATTTCCTATGGCTACGGCCTGTTCACCGGCGGTCTCGGTGCCCACTACGGCGCCGAACGCCTGGGTTGCACGGTGATTCCGATGTCCGGTGGGCAGACTGAAAAACAAGTGCAACTGATCAAGGATTTCCAGCCGGACATCATCATGGTCACGCCGTCGTACATGCTCAACATCGCCGATGAAATCGAGCGCCAGGGCATCGACCCGCACAAACTGGCCCTGCGCCTGGGCATCTTCGGCGCAGAGCCGTGGACCGGCGAGCTGCGCAGTGCCATCGAGAACCGCTTGGGCATTACTGCACTGGATATTTA
It encodes the following:
- the paaK gene encoding phenylacetate--CoA ligase PaaK — encoded protein: MNMPIAKAVLDPVLDPLETASIDELRQHQLDRLRWSLTHAYNNVPLYRQRFDALGVHPDDIKSLEDLAKFPFTTKSDLRDNYPYGMFAVPMNEVVRLHASSGTTGKPTVVGYTQNDIDTWANVVARSIRAAGGRRGDKVHISYGYGLFTGGLGAHYGAERLGCTVIPMSGGQTEKQVQLIKDFQPDIIMVTPSYMLNIADEIERQGIDPHKLALRLGIFGAEPWTGELRSAIENRLGITALDIYGLSEIMGPGVAMECAETKDGPTIWEDHFYPEIIDPVTGEVLPDGQMGELVFTSLSKEALPMIRYRTRDLTRLLPGTARPMRRIDKITGRSDDMLIIRGVNVFPTQIEEQVLKVKQLAECYEIHLYRNGNMDSVDVHVELKAEHQHLTDDQQKAVCGELSKHIKTYIGISSRIVLQPFHSIKRSEGKACHVLDKRPKA